The following proteins are encoded in a genomic region of Neurospora crassa OR74A linkage group VI, whole genome shotgun sequence:
- a CDS encoding VHS domain-containing protein: MFSSSKPYTAVTVDIERLTSETFAEDDLSGIPELIEAINLQASGPTEAARAIRKKLKYGNLHRQLRALTILDALIQNGNPRFQRSFADEPLLERLRFCGTAELSDPLVKKKCSELFRNWTVYNRTHGMERVANLYRELPRRKQVVTQEKSKVLKETENPFGEDEEEERQPSASTSTAQANTSTTHPSSSSSHRPTVSSSSGHSHSFSRSGKDKSKKSSSKSKKHKPFNLEAEKDQMTRTIAEASIASTNLMNTLQSINREKERISENSTAVERFEKCKMLRRNILRYIQHVESEQWLGGLLHANDELVQALMTFEQLDRSIDADSDSDDDLAEQAHLYRMATEKAAKAKESGGSVPGSPRAPVAGMAGLSITNTPASPPPMPPRPAPPPRPSAASKPSMLKPPTRRVEPSDDEDSEVDEDENDPFADRNAVSTPKVESDEPKWS; the protein is encoded by the exons ATGTTCTCTTCCTCG AAGCCCTACACGGCTGTTACGGTCGACATCGAACGTTTGACGAGTGAGACATTCGCCGAAGACGATCTCAGCGGCATCCCCGAGCTTATCGAAGCTATCAACCTCCAGGCTTCGGGCCCAACCGAGGCTGCCCGTGCCATTCGCAAGAAACTCAAATATGGAAACCTGCACCGCCAGCTCCGAGCCTTGACCATCCTCGATGCCCTGATTCAAAATGGGAATCCCCGCTTCCAGCGCTCCTTTGCGGATGAACCCCTTCTTGAGCGCTTGCGCTTCTGTGGCACCGCCGAGCTGTCGGACCCcttggtgaagaagaagtgctCCGAATTGTTTCGCAACTGGACTGTCTACAACCGCACTCACGGCATGGAGCGCGTCGCGAACCTCTACAGA GAACTTCCCCGTCGCAAGCAAGTCGTTACCCAAGAAAAGTCCAAGGTACTTAAGGAGACCGAGAACCCTTTtggcgaagacgaggaggaagaacgCCAGCCATCAGCAAGCACCTCAACTGCCCAGGCCAACACATCAACCACACacccatcttcctcatcatcgcaTAGGCCGACAGTGTCCAGTTCCAGTGGCCATTCTCACTCCTTCAGTCGATCCGGCAAGGACAAGTCAaagaagagcagcagcaaatcCAAGAAGCACAAGCCATTTAACCTCGAAGCCGAAAAGGATCAGATGACCAGGACTATCGCCGAGGCGTCCATTGCCTCCACGAACCTGATGAACACTTTGCAATCCATCAATCGAGAGAAGGAGCGCATTTCGGAGAACTCAACTGCAGTGGAGCGTTTCGAAAAGTGCAAAATGCTTAGAAGGAACATCTTGAGATAT ATTCAACACGTCGAATCTGAACAATGGCTAGGAGGCCTTCTACATGCCAACGATGAACTCGTCCAAGCGCTCATGACTTTTGAGCAGCTGGACCGCTCTATTGACGCGGACAGCGACTCGGATGATGATCTGGCTGAGCAAGCACATCTTTATCGGA TGGCAACTGAAAAAGCTGCCAAAGCCAAAGAATCCGGTGGTAGCGTACCCGGCAGTCCCCGCGCCCCCGTTGCGGGCATGGCTGGGCtcagcatcaccaacaccccTGCGAGCCCACCACCAATGCCTCCTCGTCCTGCGCCACCTCCCCGACCGTCTGCGGCTTCGAAACCCTCAATGTTGAAGCCGCCTACAAGAAGGGTGGAACCGTCTGATGACGAGGATAGTGaggtggatgaggacgagaACGATCCGTTTGCTGACCGGAATGCTGTCTCGACCCCTAAGGTGGAGAGTGACGAGCCCAAGTGGTCGTAG
- a CDS encoding N-acetylglucosamine-6-phosphate deacetylase, translating to MPAATPPSPPLTGTGTGTGITKLTNCRLIIGDSLIPSDLFIDSLTGKILEPSDNTLLPNVTLDLQNRIVSPGLIDCQLNGAFGFNFSTLTSSTEYLKNIHSLNKKLIRTGVTSYLPTLTSQKPELYHSALPHLGPLPGISSSSNRHHHRNPPNGSESLGAHVEGPFLSPLQHGIHDPSVLRAAHSFEDLEHVYGSSNLSSSSSSGSSGGVEANIKLITIAPERGSIVTLIPELVSRGIVVSIGHTETSLAVASAAVKAGATMITHLFNAMRPLHHREPGVFGLLGLAAPTSREEEDKTCKRPYYGVIADGIHLHPLSVCLAYNLHPKGFILVTDAMHLAGMPDGKYEWMNGEKKEWIEKRGSKLCIAEPPLPSSSSSLPPSPPSSPPQSLLVGKQNGIHVNGHVNGGPGRSQGEEVTTQNGNGVEKKKKCGGGGGIAGSSATLLECVNNVLQWTGMPVPKALASVTSTPAEMLGLKGVKGSLKPGADADLVVFEEVEVEVEDLLDGSGKISRKQLVVEEVWKFGERVFVRDGTALVSSKS from the coding sequence ATGCCCGCAGCTACACCCCCTTCCCCGCCTCtaaccggcaccggcaccggcaccggcatcACCAAACTCACCAACTGCCGTCTCATCATCGGCGACTCCCTCATCCCATCCGACCTCTTCATCGACTCCCTAACCGGCAAAATCCTCGAACCCTCGGACAacaccctcctcccaaacGTCACCCTCGATCTCCAAAACCGCATCGTGTCCCCCGGCCTCATCGACTGCCAACTCAACGGCGCCTTTGGCTTCAACTTTTCCAccctcacctcctccaccgaaTACCTCAAAAACATCCACTCTCTCAACAAGAAACTCATCCGCACCGGCGTAACTTCCTACCTCCCCACCTTAACCTCCCAGAAGCCTGAACTTTACCACTCCGCCCTTCCACACCTCGGTCCTCTCCCCGgtatctcctcctcctccaaccgccaccaccaccgcaacCCCCCAAATGGATCCGAATCCCTCGGCGCCCACGTCGAAGgccccttcctctctccccTCCAACACGGGATCCACGACCCTTCCGTCCTGCGCGCCGCCCACTCCTTCGAAGACCTAGAACACGTCTACGGCTCTTCcaacctttcttcctcctcctcctccgggtCCTCGGGAGGAGTAGAAGCAAACATCAAATTAATCACCATCGCTCCCGAACGCGGGTCCATCGTGACCCTCATCCCCGAGCTCGTCTCCCGCGGTATCGTCGTCTCCATAGGACACACCGAGACTTCCCTGGCTGTAGCTTCCGCGGCAGTCAAAGCGGGCGCAACGATGATCACCCACTTGTTCAACGCCATGAGACCTCTGCATCATCGTGAACCGGGGGTGTTTGGTCTTTTGGGTTTGGCTGCACCTACATcgcgggaagaagaagataagaCTTGCAAAAGACCCTATTACGGCGTAATAGCAGATGGTATCCACTTGCACCCCTTGTCCGTCTGTTTGGCGTATAACTTGCACCCTAAGGGTTTTATTTTGGTTACGGACGCGATGCATCTGGCGGGCATGCCGGATGGGAAGTACGAGTGGATGaatggggagaagaaggagtggaTTGAGAAGAGGGGGAGTAAGCTTTGTATTGCTGAGCCACCactgccgtcgtcgtcgtcgtcattgcCGCCGTCACCACCGTCGTCCCCACCACAATCGCTATTGGTGGGAAAACAAAATGGTATCCACGTCAATGGCCATGTCAATGGTGGCCCGGGAAGAAGTCAGGGTGAGGAGGTAACAACCCAAAATGGCAATGGGgtagaaaagaagaagaaatgtggtggaggaggaggaatagCAGGTAGCTCAGCCACCCTCCTTGAATGCGTGAACAATGTCTTGCAATGGACGGGGATGCCGGTGCCCAAGGCGTTGGCGAGTGTGACTAGCACGCCGGCCGAGATGCTGGGATTGAAGGGCGTCAAGGGGAGTTTGAAGCCCGGGGCGGATGCGGATTTGGTGGTTTttgaggaagtggaagttgaggttgaggatcTGCTGGATGGAAGCGGGAAGATAAGCAGAAAGCagttggttgttgaggaggttTGGAAATTTGGGGAGAGGGTGTTTGTTAGGGATGGGACTGCTTTGGTGAGTTCGAAATCATAA
- a CDS encoding neutral ceramidase, with the protein MVVCLSREDEMGIDTKPLPSKGDVWFSWATLSQVLFFFKDTGSQHRKMPYYRQDRGGGMAPPRRLITIAVSVVSFFILTALAIAQFGPSSELHARKLAQRIEHAQRANPQSIPRDTPLGDKYLIGVGKADVTGPVVEVGLGGYADTSQVGSGLRQRLYSRTFIIGETKNPKNRVVYIVLDTQSGDTAVRNGVLDALKGMGDEYSVYGQSNIALTGTHSHSGPGAWFNYLLPQITSLGFSKQSYQAIVDGAVLSIKRAHESLQEGYLDIGTTDINDGNNNRSPSAYLANPESERAKYPFNTDKTLTLLRFRRASDLKSVGVLTWYPVHGTSVFQNNTLVNADNKGVAAYLFEQSVKGDSRAADGFVAGFSNANVGDTTPNTLGAYCDDGTGAACDFESSTCADGKVQACHGRGPLFQKLDKGVSSCYEIGRKQYAGAKNVWTSLDSSSTPVVGSTVRSFHYFHDMRYYKFNLDNGTEVQTCPAALGHSFAAGTSDGPGAFDFTQGDSGAPNNPFWSVVGGLLRVPSAEQAACQKPKPILLDVGEMDNPYVWTPNIVDIQSFRVGQFFMIISPSEATTMSGRRWRDAVKAAAKQQKLTGSTEPVVVLGGPANTYAHYVATPEEYAVQRYEGASTLFGQYELPAYINLTLSALPYLSPSSTSSPPPGPSPPDNRDDSLSFITGVVYDGAPSSKPFGTCITQPSSSYTRGSVVTAVFQGANPRNNLRLEGTYAAVEKLGADGKTWTQVRSDEDWNMTYEWKRTNGLLGHSEVTIRWETRTESNGERDDPTGTYRIRYYGDAKAAITGKITEFQGVSKEFKLT; encoded by the exons ATGGTCGTGTGTCTGTCCAGGGAGGATGAGATGGGTATAGACACGAAGCCTCTCCCTAGCAAAGGGGATGTTTGGTTCTCCTGGGCGACGTTGTCCCAagttcttttcttcttcaagg ATACAGGCAGCCAGCATCGCAAGATGCCGTACTATCGACAAgaccgcggcggcggcatggcGCCTCCCAGACGtctcatcaccatcgccgTCTCCGTggtttccttcttcatcctgaCTGCTCTCGCCATCGCCCAGTTCGGCCCCTCCTCCGAGTTGCACGCTCGGAAGCTTGCTCAGCGCATCGAACATGCCCAGCGCGCAAACCCCCAATCCATACCGCGGGACACTCCTCTCGGTGACAAGTATCTGATCGGTGTCGGGAAGGCCGACGTCACCGGCCCGGTTGTCGAGGTCGGCTTGGGCGGGTATGCGGACACCAGCCAGGTCGGAAGCGGTTTGCGCCAACGGTTATACTCGCGCACCTTCATCATTGGCGAGACCAAGAACCCCAAGAATCGCGTAGTGTATATTGTGCTTGACACTCAGAGTGGAGACACGGCTGTCCGCAATGGTGTTCTGGATGCGCTGAAAGGGATGGGAGACGAGTACTCAGTCTATGGCCAGTCCAACATTGCCCTTACGGGGACGCACTCGCATTCCGGACCGGGTGCGTGGTTTAACTACTTGTTGCCGCAGATCACGTCGCTGGGGTTCAGCAAGCAGAGCTATCAGGCGATCGTGGATGGTGCTGTGCTGTCGATCAAAAGGGCGCATGAGTCTCTTCAGGAG GGCTACCTTGACATCGGCACTACCGACATCAATGACGGAAACAATAACCGCAGTCCCTCCGCATACCTCGCCAACCCCGAGTCCGAGCGAGCCAAGTACCCCTTCAACACCGACAAGACCTTGACCCTCCTCCGGTTCCGGAGAGCTTCCGACCTGAAGAGCGTCGGTGTTCTTACCTGGTACCCCGTTCACGGCACGTCCGTTTTTCAGAACAACACGCTCGTGAACGCCGACAACAAGGGCGTTGCCGCATACCTATTTGAGCAATCCGTCAAGGGCGACAGTCGTGCTGCTGATGGTTTCGTTGCTGGCTTTTCCAACGCGAATGTGGGCGATACCACGCCGAATACGCTGGGTGCCTACTGCGATGATGGTACCGGTGCTGCATGCGATTTTGAAAGCAGCACTTGTGCCGATGGCAAGGTGCAGGCTTGTCATGGAAGGGGGCCGCTTTTCCAGAAGCTGGATAAGGGCGTAAGCAGTTGCTATGAGATTGGGAGGAAGCAGTATGCTGGTGCTAAGAATGTTTGG ACTTCTCTTGATTCAAGCTCGACGCCGGTTGTTGGCTCTACCGTGAGGTCATTCCACTACTTCCATGACATGCGGTACTACAAGTTCAACCTCGACAATGGCACCGAGGTCCAGACCTGCCCTGCTGCTCTTGGTCACTCCTTCGCTGCTGGCACCTCGGATGGTCCTGGCGCCTTTGACTTCACCCAGGGCGACTCTGGTGCTCCTAACAACCCGTTCTGGTCCGTCGTGGGCGGTCTTTTACGAGTTCCATCCGCTGAGCAGGCAGCCTGCCAAAAGCCCAAGCCCATTCTCCTCGACGTCGGCGAGATGGACAACCCTTATGTCTGGACCCCCAACATTGTCGACATCCAATCCTTCCGTGTCGGCCAATTCTTCATGATCATCTCCCCTTCCGAAGCCACCACCATGTCCGGCCGTCGCTGGCGTGACGCCGTCAAAGCCGCCGCCAAGCAACAAAAGCTCACCGGTAGCACCGAGCCCGTTGTTGTCCTAGGTGGTCCCGCCAACACCTACGCCCACTACGTCGCCACCCCCGAGGAGTACGCTGTCCAGCGCTACGAAGGCGCTAGCACGCTCTTTGGGCAATACGAACTGCCGGCGTACATCAACCTCACTCTTTCTGCTCTCCCTTACCTCTCCCCCAGCTCTACCAGCTCGCCACCCCCAGGCCCTAGCCCGCCTGACAACAGAGATGACTCCCTATCTTTCATCACAGGAGTCGTCTACGATGGCgctccctcctccaaaccATTCGGGACGTGCATCACGCAACCATCATCTTCGTACACACGCGGCAGCGTAGTCACAGCCGTCTTCCAAGGCGCCAACCCGCGCAATAACCTGCGACTGGAAGGCACCTACGCCGCGGTCGAGAAGCTGGGAGCAGATGGAAAGACGTGGACACAGGTACGGAGTGATGAGGATTGGAATATGACGTACGAATGGAAGAGAACGAATGGATTGTTGGGACATAGTGAAGTGACGATCAGATGGGAGACCAGGACGGAAAGTAATGGGGAGCGAGATGATCCGACGGGGACATATAGGATTAGGTATTACGGGGATGCGAAGGCTGCTATTACTGGGAAGATTACGGAGTTTCAAGGGGTTAGTAAGGAGTTTAAGTTGACTTAG
- the nit-6 gene encoding nitrite reductase produces MANTSLDMASSTSPSPSPESTTTPRKRIVVVGLGMVGIAFIEKLIKLDTQRQYEIVVIGEEPHVAYNRVGLTSFFSHREVEQLYLNPLEWYKQHLQTSSLTHHLSTAALSLSPATKSLTISPPPSTPSLTTLPYDHLILATGSSALLPTSTPGHDASGVFVYRNIADLQSLITWSSDTQIKGSTGVVVGGGLLGLEAAKALMDLQVFGRVVVIERNGWVLSRQVDGEAGALVLEGVRGLGVEVLTRKRVKEVECDESKDEGEKEKKRVKGIRFEDGEYLACSTICFAIGIKARDELAREAGITCAERGGGGIVVDDSLQTSAPDVYAIGECASWKGQTFGLIGPGVEMADVLAFNFTQAHLHTPRVFKRPDLSTKLKLLGVEVASFGDFFADRDGPKELPPKLRRELKKSGGKAEVKALTYKDPFLSVYKKYIFTSDGKYLLGGMMIGDTTDYVRLVPLVKTHKELDVPPSQLILGAKKSGDDNGDDDLPDDTQICSCHNVTKADLVAPLKSGECTSLGDLKSCTKAGTGCGGCMPLVTSIFNRTMASLGTEVKNNLCPHFPEYSRADLYNIISVKRLRTLPDVMREAGADADSLGCEACKPAIASIFASLWNDHVMSPAHHGLQDTNDRFMGNIQRNGTFSVVPRVAAGEITPEKLIVIGEVAKEYNLYTKITGGQRIDMFGAKKQDLLKIWKKLVDAGMESGHAYAKSLRTVKSCVGTTWCRYGVGDSVGMAVRLEERYKGLRGPHKIKGGVSGCTRECAEAGNKDFGLIATEKGFNILICGNGGTTPKHSVLLAKDVPPTNVIPIIDRFLMFYIRTADKLQRTARWLEALPGGIDYLKEVILEDRLGICASLEAQMQELVDSYFDEWAEALNNPAMQERFKQFANTDEGQPPMEVEIDRGQERPVMWPREDEGGSAKADFKGLRDKWSSTTWQPVLEASYFQGADDLPNGISASIKRGDTQLAVWRIKGKYYASQQMCPHKRTFALSDGFVGTDPSPSSCSSSALPPSPPSTPPRSSSPVTSPPQSPTSSATPATTASSSCTTNPSGPASPWISCPFHKRNFSLTSGSCKNDNELSIATFDVEERDDGMVYIKLPPVDELDRELGTKKWMVKKGEAGEGQLRELDELNKSKGVEGKKGRRGRKPGASEAGKEVGKKLVEAVGGGGCGGPGLEW; encoded by the exons ATGGCAAACACATCATTGGATATGGCTTCAAGtacaagcccaagcccaagtcCAGAATCAACTACAACTCCCCGAAAGAGGATTGTTGTCGTGGGGTTGGGCATGGTTGGTATTGCTTTTAT CGAAAAACTCATCAAACTCGACACCCAGCGCCAATACGAaatcgtcgtcatcggcgAAGAACCACATGTAGCCTACAACCGCGTCGGCTTGACGTCGTTCTTTAGTCATCGCGAAGTTGAGCAGTTGTATCTTAATCCTCTGGAATGG TACAAACAACACCTCCAAACCTCCTCCCTAACGCACCACCTCTCCACCGctgccctctccctctcccccgcCACCAAATCCCTCACCATCTCCCCACCCCCCTCCACTCCTtctctcaccaccctccccTACGACCACCTCATCCTCGCCACCGGCTCTAGCGCCCTCCTGCCCACCTCTACACCAGGCCACGATGCGTCCGGCGTTTTCGTCTACAGGAATATCGCCGACTTGCAGTCCCTCATCACATGGTCATCCGACACTCAAATAAAGGGATCAACAGGCGTGGTAGTCGGCGGGGGACTACTAGGACTAGAAGCAGCCAAAGCCCTAATGGACCTGCAAGTATTCGGAcgtgtggtggtgatcgAAAGAAACGGGTGGGTTTTGTCTCGGCAAGTAGACGGGGAAGCCGGGGCTTTGGTGTTGGAGGGGGTAAGGGGGTTGGGGGTTGAAGTTCTCACGAGAAAGAGGGTCAAGGAAGTTGAGTGTGATGAATCGAAAGAcgagggagagaaagagaagaaaagagtaaAGGGGATACGCTTCGAAGACGGGGAATACCTGGCTTGTTCGACCATTTGTTTCGCGATCGGGATCAAAGCCAGGGACGAGCTGGCGCGCGAAGCGGGGATTACGTGCGCAGAGCgcgggggaggaggcatAGTGGTGGATGATTCCCTCCAGACCAGCGCGCCGGACGTTTATGCCATTGGCGAGTGTGCCAGCTGGAAAGGCCAGACGTTCGGGCTGATTGGGCCCGGCGTGGAGATGGCGGACGTGTTGGCGTTTAACTTTACGCAAGCGCATTTACATACGCCGCGCGTGTTCAAGCGGCCGGACCTCAGCACCAAGCTCAAGTTGCTGGGTGTGGAAGTGGCTAGTTTCGGCGACTTCTTTGCCGACCGCGATGGACCGAAGGAGTTACCGCCCAAACTGAGGAGGGAGCTCAAGAAGAGCGGCGGGAAGGCGGAGGTAAAGGCACTCACCTACAAAgaccccttcctctccgtctACAAAAAGTACATCTTCACTTCGGATGGGAAGTACTTGCTAGGAGGAATGATGATTGGCGACACAACCGACTACGTCCGTCTCGTTCCGCTCGTCAAGACCCACAAGGAGCTGGACGTCCCTCCATCGCAACTCATCCTCGGCGCCAAAAAGTCCGGTGACGACAACGGAGACGACGACCTCCCCGACGACACGCAAATCTGCTCCTGCCACAACGTCACCAAAGCCGACCTCGTCGCCCCTCTCAAGTCCGGGGAATGCACCTCCCTAGGCGACCTCAAGTCATGCACCAAAGCCGGCACGGGGTGCGGCGGGTGCATGCCGCTGGTGACGTCCATCTTCAACCGCACCATGGCGTCGCTGGGGACTGAAGTCAAGAATAACCTCTGCCCGCACTTCCCGGAGTACTCGCGCGCGGACTTGTACAACATCATCTCCGTCAAGCGACTGCGTACCCTGCCGGACGTGATGCGCGAAGCCGGCGCGGATGCGGATAGCTTGGGGTGCGAAGCGTGCAAGCCAGCCATTGCTTCCATTTTTGCGTCGCTGTGGAATGATCATGTGATGAGTCCTGCTCATCATGGCCTGCAGGATACGAATGATCGGTTCATGGGGAACATCCAGCGCAACGGAACCTTTTCGGTCGTTCCTCGCGTTGCGGCGGGAGAGATTACGCCGGAGAAGTTGATTGTCATTGGAGAGGTGGCCAAGGAGTATAACCTCTACACCAAAATCACTGGCGGGCAGAGGATCGATATGTTTGGCGCGAAAAAGCAGGATTTGTTGAAGATCTGGAAGAAATTGGTGGATGCAGGCATGGAGAGCGGGCATGCGTACGCGAAGAGCTTGCGGACGGTCAAGAGCTGTGTCGGGACAACGTGGTGTAGGTATGGAGTGGGTGATAGCGTGGGGATGGCGGTCAGGTTGGAGGAGAGGTATAAGGGGTTGAGGGGGCCGCACAAGATTAAGGGAGGAGTGTCTGGGTGTACGAGAGAGTGCGCGGAGGCGGGGAACAAGGA TTTCGGCCTCATAGCCACCGAAAAGGGTTTCAACATCCTTATCTGCGGCAACGGCGGCACCACGCCCAAGCACTCCGTTCTTCTCGCCAAAGACGTCCCCCCGACCAACGTCATCCCCATCATTGACCGGTTCCTCATGTTCTACATCCGCACCGCCGACAAGCTCCAACGCACTGCGCGCTGGCTCGAAGCCCTTCCCGGTGGCATCGACTACCTGAAGGAAGTCATCCTCGAAGACCGCCTCGGTATCTGCGCCTCACTAGAAGCCCAGATGCAAGAGCTGGTAGACAGTTACTTTGACGAGTGGGCCGAAGCTCTCAACAACCCCGCGATGCAGGAGCGGTTCAAGCAGTTCGCCAACACCGACGAGGGCCAACCACCCATGGAAGTCGAAATCGACCGCGGGCAAGAAAGACCCGTGATGTGGCCCCGCGAGGACGAAGGCGGTTCAGCCAAGGCGGACTTCAAGGGCTTGCGAGACAAGTGGTCATCAACCACCTGGCAACCCGTTCTCGAAGCATCCTACTTCCAGGGAGCAGACGACCTTCCCAACGGGATATCCGCCAGCATCAAGCGCGGCGACACGCAACTGGCCGTCTGGCGCATCAAAGGGAAGTACTACGCTTCTCAGCAGATGTGTCCTCACAAGCGCACCTTTGCTTTGTCTGACGGTTTTGTTGGCACCGATCCGTCGCcatcttcttgttcttctagCGCCCtgccgccatcaccacctagtactcctcctcggtctTCATCCCCTGTGACATCTCCACCTCAGTCTCCCACCTCTTCTGCCACACCGGCAACcacagcctcctcctcttgcaCCACCAACCCTTCCGGCCCTGCCAGCCCTTGGATCTCCTGCCCCTTCCACAAGCGAAACTTCTCGCTCACGTCGGGGTCATGCAAGAACGACAACGAGCTCTCCATTGCCACATTTGATgtggaagaaagagacgACGGTATGGTGTATATCAAGCTGCCGCCTGTTGACGAGTTGGACAGGGAATTGGGGACGAAGAAGTGGATGGTCAAGAAGGGAGAGGCGGGTGAAGGCCAACTTAGAGAGTTGGACGAGTTGAATAAGAGTAAAGGGGtagaggggaagaaggggaggagggggaggaagcCGGGTGCTAGCGAGGCTGGGAAGGAGGTTGGTAAGAAGTTGGTTGAGGCggttgggggagggggctGTGGTGGGCCTGGGTTGGAGTGGTGA